The Cololabis saira isolate AMF1-May2022 chromosome 20, fColSai1.1, whole genome shotgun sequence genome includes a window with the following:
- the LOC133420512 gene encoding basic proline-rich protein-like, with translation PAPPPAPPPAAPPAPPPAPPPAAPPATPPAPPPAAPPAPPPAPPPAAPPATPPAPPPAPPPATPPAPPPAPPPAAPPAPPPAAPPAPPPAPPPAAPPATPPAPPPATPPAAPPAAPPATPPAPPPATPPATPPAPPQAPPSATPPAPPPAAPPATPPAPPPAPPPAAPPAAPPAPPQAPPSATPPAPPPAPPSATPPAPPPAAPPATPPAPPPAAPPATPPAPPPAAPPAAPPATPPAPPPAPPSATPPAPPPAAPPATPPAPPPAAPPATPPAPPPAAPPAAPPATPPAPPPAAPPATPPLPPPAPPSATPPAPPPAAPPATPPAPPPAAPPAPPPAPPPAAPPATPPAPPPAAPPAAPPATPPAPPPATPPAPPPAAPPSIPPAPPPAAPPAPPPAPPTAAPPATPPAPPPAAPPATPPAPPPAAPPAPPPAPPPAAPPATPPAPPQAPPSATPPAPPPAAPPATPPAPPPAAPPVPPPSITTTTPPAAPPAPPPAPPSAPPPAPTQAAPPAPSPAPPQAPPSATPPAPPTAAPPATPPATPPAPPPAPPPAAPPAPPPAPPPAAPPAPPPAAPPATPPAPPPAPPPAPPPAPPPAAPPAPPPAPPTAAPPATPPATPPAPPPAPPPAAPPAPPPAAPPATPPAPPPAAPPAPPPAPPPAAPPAPPPAPPPAAPPAPPPAAPPAAPPAPPPAPPPAAPPATPPAPPPAPPPATPPAPPPAPPPAPPPAPPPAAPPAPPPAPPPAAPPTTPPAPPPAAPPATPPAPPPATPPATPPAPPQAPPSATPPAPPPAAPPATPPAPPPAPPPAAPPAAPPAPPQAPPPAAPPAAPPAPPQAPPSATPPAPPPAPPSATPPAPPPAAPPATPPAPPPAAPPATPPAPPPAAPPAAPPATPPAPPPAA, from the exons ccagcacccccaccagcacccccaccagcagctccaccagcacccccaccagcacccccaccagcagctccaccagcaactccaccagcacccccaccagcagctccaccagcacccccaccagcacccccaccagcagctccaccagcaactccaccagcacccccaccagcacccccaccagcaactccaccagcacccccaccagcacccccaccagcagctccaccagcacccccaccagcagctccaccagcacccccaccagcacccccaccagcagctccaccagcaactccaccagcacccccaccagcaactccaccagcagctccaccagcagctccaccagcaactccaccagcacccccaccaGCAACTCCACCAGCAACTCCACCAGCACCCCCACAAGCACCCCCATCAGCAACtccaccagcacccccaccagcagctccaccagcaactccaccagcacccccaccagcacccccaccagcagctccaccagcagctccaccagcacccCCACAAGCACCCCCATCAGCAACtccaccagcacccccaccagcacccccatcagcaactccaccagcacccccaccagcagctccaccagcaactccaccagcacccccaccagcagctccaccagcaactccaccagcacccccaccagcagctccaccagcagctccaccagcaactccaccagcacccccaccagcacccccatcagcaactccaccagcacccccaccagcagctccaccagcaactccaccagcacccccaccagcagctccaccagcaactccaccagcacccccaccagcagctccaccagcagctccaccagcaactccaccagcacccccaccagcagctccaccagcaacTCCACCACTACCCCCACCAGCACCCCCATCAGCAACtccaccagcacccccaccagcagctccaccagcaactccaccagcacccccaccagcagctccaccagcacccccaccagcacccccaccagcagctccaccagcaactccaccagcacccccaccagcagctccaccagcagctccaccagcaactccaccagcacccccaccagcaactccaccagcacccccaccagcagctccaccatcaattccaccagcacccccaccagcagctccaccagcacccccaccagcacccccaacagcagctccaccagcaactccaccagcacccccaccagcagctccaccagcaactccaccagcacccccaccagcagctccaccagcacccccaccagcacccccaccagcagctccaccagcaacTCCACCAGCACCCCCACAAGCACCCCCATCAGCAACtccaccagcacccccaccagcagctccaccagcaactccaccagcacccccaccagcagctccaccagtacccccacca TCAATTACTACCACAA ccccaccagcagctccaccagcaccTCCACCAGCACCCCCCTCAGCACCCCCACCAGCACCCACAcaagcagctccaccagcacccTCACCAGCACCCCCACAAGCACCCCCATCAGCAACTCCACCAGCACCCCCaacagcagctccaccagcaacTCCACCAGCAACtccaccagcacccccaccagcacccccaccagcagctccaccagcacccccaccagcacccccaccagcagctccaccagcacccccaccagcagctccaccagcaactccaccagcacccccaccagcacccccaccagcacccccaccagcacccccaccagcagctccaccagcacccccaccagcacccccaacagcagctccaccagcaacTCCACCAGCAACtccaccagcacccccaccagcacccccaccagcagctccaccagcacccccaccagcagctccaccagcaactccaccagcacccccaccagcagctccaccagcacccccaccagcacccccaccagcagctccaccagcacccccaccagcacccccaccagcagctccaccagcacccccaccagcagctccaccagcagctccaccagcacccccaccagcacccccaccagcagctccaccagcaactccaccagcacccccaccagcacccccaccagcaactccaccagcacccccaccagcacccccaccagcacccccaccagcacccccaccagcagctccaccagcacccccaccagcacccccaccagcagctccaccaacaactccaccagcacccccaccagcagctccaccagcaactccaccagcacccccaccaGCAACTCCACCAGCAACTCCACCAGCACCCCCACAAGCACCCCCATCAGCAACtccaccagcacccccaccagcagctccaccagcaactccaccagcacccccaccagcacccccaccagcagctccaccagcagctccaccagcacccccacaagcacccccaccagcagctccaccagcagctccaccagcacccCCACAAGCACCCCCATCAGCAACtccaccagcacccccaccagcacccccatcagcaactccaccagcacccccaccagcagctccaccagcaactccaccagcacccccaccagcagctccaccagcaactccaccagcacccccaccagcagctccaccagcagctccaccagcaactccaccagcacccccaccagcagct